In one Nostoc sp. KVJ3 genomic region, the following are encoded:
- a CDS encoding ribonuclease Z, translating to MQITFLGTSSGVPTRSRNVSSVALRLPQRAELWLFDCGESTQHQIMRSELKISQLSRIFITHMHGDHIFGLMGLLATCGLAGNVERIDIYGPPGLNDYIQSASRYSYTHFSYPIKVHAIRPGVIYEDDDFTVSCGNLHHRITAFGYRVAEKDRTGRFDVEKAKALEIPSGRIYGQLKRGETVTLDDGRVIDGTQLCGPTEIGRKIAYCTDTIYCDGAVELAHDADVLIHEATFAHQDADMAFQRLHSTSTMAAQTALAAGAHRLIMSHFSPRYAPGNTLELKDLLKEARAIFPHTDMAYDFMIYEVPRRREVELNKVGI from the coding sequence GTGCAGATAACATTTTTAGGGACGAGTTCTGGTGTACCCACACGATCGCGCAATGTTTCCAGTGTCGCCCTGAGATTACCCCAAAGGGCAGAACTGTGGTTATTCGACTGTGGTGAAAGCACCCAACATCAAATTATGCGGAGTGAACTGAAAATCAGTCAACTCTCCCGAATTTTTATCACCCATATGCACGGCGACCACATCTTTGGCTTGATGGGACTTCTCGCTACTTGTGGTTTGGCTGGCAATGTGGAGCGAATTGATATCTATGGGCCACCTGGATTAAATGATTATATTCAATCCGCCTCCCGTTATTCCTACACACACTTTTCTTACCCAATAAAAGTTCACGCCATCCGTCCAGGGGTAATTTATGAAGACGATGACTTCACTGTTAGCTGTGGTAATTTACATCATCGGATTACAGCTTTCGGCTACCGTGTAGCCGAAAAAGACCGGACAGGACGCTTTGATGTGGAAAAAGCCAAAGCGTTGGAAATTCCTTCTGGTCGTATTTACGGTCAACTCAAGCGCGGCGAAACTGTTACCCTAGATGACGGACGGGTAATTGATGGCACCCAATTATGCGGCCCTACAGAAATTGGTCGGAAAATTGCCTATTGTACAGACACAATCTATTGTGATGGTGCAGTAGAATTAGCTCATGATGCAGATGTATTAATTCACGAAGCAACCTTTGCCCATCAAGATGCAGATATGGCTTTTCAGCGCTTGCATTCCACAAGCACAATGGCAGCGCAAACAGCTTTAGCTGCTGGGGCACATCGACTGATTATGAGTCATTTCAGTCCCCGTTATGCTCCTGGTAATACCTTGGAGTTGAAGGATCTCCTCAAAGAAGCCCGTGCTATTTTTCCCCACACTGATATGGCTTATGATTTCATGATTTATGAAGTGCCCAGACGACGAGAAGTAGAGTTAAACAAAGTAGGCATTTAA